The following is a genomic window from Merismopedia glauca CCAP 1448/3.
AAATCATCCGTCGATATGTTTTAGTAACACAGAGATCTATTGGCGAATCAACTGAACTTATCGGAGATGTAGCTCCAAAAACATGGAGATATTTAGAAACTCATGCAGAGTATTTAGATGCTAGAAAAAGTAAAATCTATCAAGGCAATCCTCGTTTTTCTATTTTTGGAGTAGGAACTTATACTTTTTCACCTTGGAAAGTTGCAATTTGTGGATTATACAAGAAACTAGATTTTCGTCTGCTTGAAAAATTTGAAGCCAAGCCTATTATTTTTGATGATACTGTTTATTTTCTCAGTTTTGATGACGAAAAGTCTGCTTATCAAGCATTTAAGCTTTTAACTTCTCCATTAGCTATTGAGTTCTACTCCTCTCTTATTTTTTGGGATGAAAAGCGCCCAATTAAAACCAGTATTTTGAATAGCTTAAACCTATCTGTTTTATCAGAGAGATTGTCTTCTTCTTCTTGAAGCCTTAAGTGTAAAAACCCACCAAAGTAATTCTGATGGGTTTTAGTGTAGAGTTTCTAATTTCTCGCTAACCACTTTTGAGCATTTAATCTCTGAATTATCCCCCAAACTAATAAATCTAGGGTCATTTTGCGCTCGTCTATTAAAAAAGACTCAATCGTACTCGGCTGACTCTTACCTGTCGTGTAAGAAAAAGCTTTTTTGCCTTGAATGCTTTCATCCAAAAAGTACAAGTTAAACTTGCGCGAATCTTGGTTCAAACTGCCTGAGATTTGCCAGCATTCGGGAGAGCTATCGAAGCCAACTACTGGTATTTTTTGCTTTTCTAGAGCAAGTTTGGCATCTTCTATCCCTTGAGCGGCTAATACTTTCTGAATCGCAGGAATATAGTATTGCTCTACGAATTCGCCAAAGGGTTTATCTTCTAGCGCTGGGGGTTTCTCTTTTTTGGCTGCTACTGCTTTAGCTGGAACTTCCCCATCTTTAGGTTTTGCAGCAGACTTTTTAGCTGCTGGTTGAGCTTCTGTTTCTGTTGCTTCGGCTTGTGTAGATTCTGCTACAGTTTCCGATGGAGTTGCTTCAGCTTCAGATGGAACGGGTTGATTAGTTTCTTCTGCCACGATCTAGTTTTCCCCACTACTCGCAATATTATCTCAGATTAGCCGCCAGCTACAGCCGGAACTATACTAACTTGGTCGCCATCTTTGAGAGTAGTTTGAGTACCTTCTAAGAAGCGAATATCTTCATCGTTGACGTAGAGGTTCAAAAAGCGACGGGGTTTACCTTCTTCATCGCACAACCTGGCTTTAATTCCAGGACAATTTTGTTCCATTGCCTCGATTAATTCAGCTATGCTATTGGCACTACATTCTAAAGTAGGTTGGTCTTGGGTAAATTTTTGTAGGGGTGTGGGAATTAAAACTTTGACAGACATATTTCAGAAATTGGAGAATATTAATGGAAAACAAACCTGTAGAGACGTAAAACTTCAGCACTACGTCTCTACGAATACCACAGGCTAAACTGAAACTTGTTGCCAGTCAAGTCTTTCTAAGGTGCGGGAGCGTTCTAAAGCACGTTCAAAGCTATCTAATTTGGCTTCGATAGTTAGAGGTTGTCCGGC
Proteins encoded in this region:
- a CDS encoding DUF2996 domain-containing protein, whose protein sequence is MAEETNQPVPSEAEATPSETVAESTQAEATETEAQPAAKKSAAKPKDGEVPAKAVAAKKEKPPALEDKPFGEFVEQYYIPAIQKVLAAQGIEDAKLALEKQKIPVVGFDSSPECWQISGSLNQDSRKFNLYFLDESIQGKKAFSYTTGKSQPSTIESFLIDERKMTLDLLVWGIIQRLNAQKWLARN
- a CDS encoding MoaD/ThiS family protein, coding for MSVKVLIPTPLQKFTQDQPTLECSANSIAELIEAMEQNCPGIKARLCDEEGKPRRFLNLYVNDEDIRFLEGTQTTLKDGDQVSIVPAVAGG